A DNA window from Porites lutea chromosome 6, jaPorLute2.1, whole genome shotgun sequence contains the following coding sequences:
- the LOC140940375 gene encoding rab11 family-interacting protein 3-like isoform X2, which translates to MQEVNAEDVYDHLKAVFEACDQNGDGFVKTQDLLRLGQEHSNGGFEEMKTLIEKLDPDGFGRISFDGFCKGIHEFLGVNGDVNMNGDKDAADLATDSNPWLVLPLDSDQQEETQDSCCERDSTYSTTSTNEYNGDDDENFPDDLRVSNFNRNQKQYSTFPPPTLSRLKHRATLPTMSVDVYSDRCSHSDTSEYQSEEGFEGYGESFSEDTTFEDSPTLRREHQVAERIIRGSGSRKTSAAAAAFSSHNMHLFKCHSENPSRHNSFEDLMGDRPLSDSEASTSVFLLSELKRLSSQVSLLQEDQALHTNKQTKIRDENKLLCTRINALEEQLESQKLTTGKQVEEESLKYKLALNKLERENEESLNVLNRKLQQAEEEIERLKKVEPLLRKELDICQEEKRRLLNQVDSLELALQIKADEVKELKGKLEAEVKGRLEDQDRHEQELALASEQLVELEKFKHEVEIKLKEHQNVEQQKTDLERHVQTLIKENLSLKHSKEELNFQLHQDGYFGAGQQGSLADELVTADKEKIISTLRDQEEENRRLRSYLDGLLMMIMEHNPSLLELQ; encoded by the exons ATGCAAGAAGTAAATGCGGAAGATGTTTACGATCATCTAAAAGCTGTATTCGAGGCTTGTGACCAAAATGGCGATGGCTTCGTCAAAACACAGGATCTCTTGCGGCTTGGCCAAGAACACTCCAATGGTGGCTTTGAG GAGATGAAAACCCTAATCGAAAAGCTAGATCCTGACGGATTTGGAAGAATAAGTTTTGATGGGTTTTGCAAAGGAATTCACGAATTTCTTG GGGTTAACGGAGACGTGAATATGAACGGGGACAAAGATGCAGCCGATTTGGCGACTGATTCAAATCCCTGGCTTGTTTTACCACTCGATAGCGACCAACAGGAAGAAACTCAAGACAGCTGTTGTGAG CGTGACAGCACATACAGCACAACATCCACAAATGAATacaatggtgatgatgatgaaaactTTCCAGACGATTTACGAGTGTCAAACTTTAATCGCAATCAAAAGCAATACTCTACATTTCCACCTCCCACGTTGTCACGGTTAAAACATCGGGCCACGCTGCCTACCATGAGTGTTGATGTGTACAGTGACAGATGCTCACACTCTGATACAAGTGAATACCAGTCTGAAGAAGGATTTGAGGGTTATGGGGAGAGCTTTAGTGAGGATACAACTTTTGAAGATAGCCCAACTTTAAGAAGAGAACACCAGGTTGCAGAACGAATTATAAGAGG CTCTGGTTCGAGAAAAACATCAGCTGCAGCAGCGGCCTTCTCAAG CCATAATATGCATCTGTTTAAATGCCACTCAGAAAACCCCAGCCGACACAACAGTTTTGAAGATCTGATGGGTGATAGGCCTCTATCAGACAGCGAAGCTAGCACCTCAGTGTTTCTTCTCTCAGAG CTTAAAAGGTTGTCATCACAAGTGTCATTGTTACAAGAGGACCAAGCTCTGcacacaaacaaacagacaaaaatacGAGATGAAAACAAGTTACTATGTACAAG aATAAATGCATTAGAAGAACAACTTGAAAGTCAAAAACTCACAACAGGAAAACAAGTTGAAGAGGAAAGTTTGAAATACAAGTTGGCATTG AACAAATTAGAAAGAGAGAATGAGGAATCCTTAAATGTACTAAACAGAAA ATTACAACAGGCTGAAGAAGAAATTGAAAGACTCAAGAAAGTGGAGCCTCTTTTAAGAAAAGAACTTGACATTTGTCAAGAG GAGAAAAGAAGACTTCTAAATCAGGTTGATAGTCTTGAGCTCGCTCTTCAAATAAAAGCTGATGAAGTTAAGGAGCTGAAAGGAAAGCTTGAAGCTGAAGTGAAAGGAAGGCTGGAGGATCAGGATCGTCATGAACAG GAGCTCGCTTTAGCCAGCGAACAGTTGGTAGAACTTGAAAAATTCAAGCATGAAGTAGAAATAAAACTCAAAGAGCATCAAAATGTGGAACAACAAAAAACTGACCTAGAAAGACATGTTCAGACATTGATAAAG gaaaactTAAGCTTGAAACACTCCAAAGAGGAACTCAACTTTCAGCTGCATCAGGATGGATATTTTGGTGCCGGGCAG CAAGGATCACTGGCCGATGAACTCGTCACAgctgacaaagaaaaaatcataaGTACCCTGAGAGACCAAGAGGAAGAAAACAGAAGACTTAGAAGCTACCTGGATGGATTATTAATGATGATAATGGAACACAATCCATCATTATTGGAACTTCAATAA
- the LOC140940375 gene encoding rab11 family-interacting protein 3-like isoform X1, whose translation MQEVNAEDVYDHLKAVFEACDQNGDGFVKTQDLLRLGQEHSNGGFEEMKTLIEKLDPDGFGRISFDGFCKGIHEFLGVNGDVNMNGDKDAADLATDSNPWLVLPLDSDQQEETQDSCCERDSTYSTTSTNEYNGDDDENFPDDLRVSNFNRNQKQYSTFPPPTLSRLKHRATLPTMSVDVYSDRCSHSDTSEYQSEEGFEGYGESFSEDTTFEDSPTLRREHQVAERIIRGSGSRKTSAAAAAFSSHNMHLFKCHSENPSRHNSFEDLMGDRPLSDSEASTSVFLLSELKRLSSQVSLLQEDQALHTNKQTKIRDENKLLCTRINALEEQLESQKLTTGKQVEEESLKYKLALNKLERENEESLNVLNRKLQQAEEEIERLKKVEPLLRKELDICQEEKRRLLNQVDSLELALQIKADEVKELKGKLEAEVKGRLEDQDRHEQELALASEQLVELEKFKHEVEIKLKEHQNVEQQKTDLERHVQTLIKENLSLKHSKEELNFQLHQDGYFGAGQQQGSLADELVTADKEKIISTLRDQEEENRRLRSYLDGLLMMIMEHNPSLLELQ comes from the exons ATGCAAGAAGTAAATGCGGAAGATGTTTACGATCATCTAAAAGCTGTATTCGAGGCTTGTGACCAAAATGGCGATGGCTTCGTCAAAACACAGGATCTCTTGCGGCTTGGCCAAGAACACTCCAATGGTGGCTTTGAG GAGATGAAAACCCTAATCGAAAAGCTAGATCCTGACGGATTTGGAAGAATAAGTTTTGATGGGTTTTGCAAAGGAATTCACGAATTTCTTG GGGTTAACGGAGACGTGAATATGAACGGGGACAAAGATGCAGCCGATTTGGCGACTGATTCAAATCCCTGGCTTGTTTTACCACTCGATAGCGACCAACAGGAAGAAACTCAAGACAGCTGTTGTGAG CGTGACAGCACATACAGCACAACATCCACAAATGAATacaatggtgatgatgatgaaaactTTCCAGACGATTTACGAGTGTCAAACTTTAATCGCAATCAAAAGCAATACTCTACATTTCCACCTCCCACGTTGTCACGGTTAAAACATCGGGCCACGCTGCCTACCATGAGTGTTGATGTGTACAGTGACAGATGCTCACACTCTGATACAAGTGAATACCAGTCTGAAGAAGGATTTGAGGGTTATGGGGAGAGCTTTAGTGAGGATACAACTTTTGAAGATAGCCCAACTTTAAGAAGAGAACACCAGGTTGCAGAACGAATTATAAGAGG CTCTGGTTCGAGAAAAACATCAGCTGCAGCAGCGGCCTTCTCAAG CCATAATATGCATCTGTTTAAATGCCACTCAGAAAACCCCAGCCGACACAACAGTTTTGAAGATCTGATGGGTGATAGGCCTCTATCAGACAGCGAAGCTAGCACCTCAGTGTTTCTTCTCTCAGAG CTTAAAAGGTTGTCATCACAAGTGTCATTGTTACAAGAGGACCAAGCTCTGcacacaaacaaacagacaaaaatacGAGATGAAAACAAGTTACTATGTACAAG aATAAATGCATTAGAAGAACAACTTGAAAGTCAAAAACTCACAACAGGAAAACAAGTTGAAGAGGAAAGTTTGAAATACAAGTTGGCATTG AACAAATTAGAAAGAGAGAATGAGGAATCCTTAAATGTACTAAACAGAAA ATTACAACAGGCTGAAGAAGAAATTGAAAGACTCAAGAAAGTGGAGCCTCTTTTAAGAAAAGAACTTGACATTTGTCAAGAG GAGAAAAGAAGACTTCTAAATCAGGTTGATAGTCTTGAGCTCGCTCTTCAAATAAAAGCTGATGAAGTTAAGGAGCTGAAAGGAAAGCTTGAAGCTGAAGTGAAAGGAAGGCTGGAGGATCAGGATCGTCATGAACAG GAGCTCGCTTTAGCCAGCGAACAGTTGGTAGAACTTGAAAAATTCAAGCATGAAGTAGAAATAAAACTCAAAGAGCATCAAAATGTGGAACAACAAAAAACTGACCTAGAAAGACATGTTCAGACATTGATAAAG gaaaactTAAGCTTGAAACACTCCAAAGAGGAACTCAACTTTCAGCTGCATCAGGATGGATATTTTGGTGCCGGGCAG CAGCAAGGATCACTGGCCGATGAACTCGTCACAgctgacaaagaaaaaatcataaGTACCCTGAGAGACCAAGAGGAAGAAAACAGAAGACTTAGAAGCTACCTGGATGGATTATTAATGATGATAATGGAACACAATCCATCATTATTGGAACTTCAATAA
- the LOC140940375 gene encoding rab11 family-interacting protein 3-like isoform X3, with translation MNGDKDAADLATDSNPWLVLPLDSDQQEETQDSCCERDSTYSTTSTNEYNGDDDENFPDDLRVSNFNRNQKQYSTFPPPTLSRLKHRATLPTMSVDVYSDRCSHSDTSEYQSEEGFEGYGESFSEDTTFEDSPTLRREHQVAERIIRGSGSRKTSAAAAAFSSHNMHLFKCHSENPSRHNSFEDLMGDRPLSDSEASTSVFLLSELKRLSSQVSLLQEDQALHTNKQTKIRDENKLLCTRINALEEQLESQKLTTGKQVEEESLKYKLALNKLERENEESLNVLNRKLQQAEEEIERLKKVEPLLRKELDICQEEKRRLLNQVDSLELALQIKADEVKELKGKLEAEVKGRLEDQDRHEQELALASEQLVELEKFKHEVEIKLKEHQNVEQQKTDLERHVQTLIKENLSLKHSKEELNFQLHQDGYFGAGQQQGSLADELVTADKEKIISTLRDQEEENRRLRSYLDGLLMMIMEHNPSLLELQ, from the exons ATGAACGGGGACAAAGATGCAGCCGATTTGGCGACTGATTCAAATCCCTGGCTTGTTTTACCACTCGATAGCGACCAACAGGAAGAAACTCAAGACAGCTGTTGTGAG CGTGACAGCACATACAGCACAACATCCACAAATGAATacaatggtgatgatgatgaaaactTTCCAGACGATTTACGAGTGTCAAACTTTAATCGCAATCAAAAGCAATACTCTACATTTCCACCTCCCACGTTGTCACGGTTAAAACATCGGGCCACGCTGCCTACCATGAGTGTTGATGTGTACAGTGACAGATGCTCACACTCTGATACAAGTGAATACCAGTCTGAAGAAGGATTTGAGGGTTATGGGGAGAGCTTTAGTGAGGATACAACTTTTGAAGATAGCCCAACTTTAAGAAGAGAACACCAGGTTGCAGAACGAATTATAAGAGG CTCTGGTTCGAGAAAAACATCAGCTGCAGCAGCGGCCTTCTCAAG CCATAATATGCATCTGTTTAAATGCCACTCAGAAAACCCCAGCCGACACAACAGTTTTGAAGATCTGATGGGTGATAGGCCTCTATCAGACAGCGAAGCTAGCACCTCAGTGTTTCTTCTCTCAGAG CTTAAAAGGTTGTCATCACAAGTGTCATTGTTACAAGAGGACCAAGCTCTGcacacaaacaaacagacaaaaatacGAGATGAAAACAAGTTACTATGTACAAG aATAAATGCATTAGAAGAACAACTTGAAAGTCAAAAACTCACAACAGGAAAACAAGTTGAAGAGGAAAGTTTGAAATACAAGTTGGCATTG AACAAATTAGAAAGAGAGAATGAGGAATCCTTAAATGTACTAAACAGAAA ATTACAACAGGCTGAAGAAGAAATTGAAAGACTCAAGAAAGTGGAGCCTCTTTTAAGAAAAGAACTTGACATTTGTCAAGAG GAGAAAAGAAGACTTCTAAATCAGGTTGATAGTCTTGAGCTCGCTCTTCAAATAAAAGCTGATGAAGTTAAGGAGCTGAAAGGAAAGCTTGAAGCTGAAGTGAAAGGAAGGCTGGAGGATCAGGATCGTCATGAACAG GAGCTCGCTTTAGCCAGCGAACAGTTGGTAGAACTTGAAAAATTCAAGCATGAAGTAGAAATAAAACTCAAAGAGCATCAAAATGTGGAACAACAAAAAACTGACCTAGAAAGACATGTTCAGACATTGATAAAG gaaaactTAAGCTTGAAACACTCCAAAGAGGAACTCAACTTTCAGCTGCATCAGGATGGATATTTTGGTGCCGGGCAG CAGCAAGGATCACTGGCCGATGAACTCGTCACAgctgacaaagaaaaaatcataaGTACCCTGAGAGACCAAGAGGAAGAAAACAGAAGACTTAGAAGCTACCTGGATGGATTATTAATGATGATAATGGAACACAATCCATCATTATTGGAACTTCAATAA
- the LOC140941119 gene encoding PHD finger-like domain-containing protein 5A — protein MAKHHPDLIMCRKQPGVAIGRLCEKCDGKCVICDSYVRPCTLVRICDECNYGSYQGRCVICGGPGVSDAYYCKECTVQEKDRDGCPKIVNLGSSKTDLFYERKKYGFKKR, from the exons atggcgaaaCATCATCCAGATCTGATCATGTGTAGGAAACAACCTGGCGTAG ctaTAGGTCGGCTGTGCGAAAAAT GTGATGGCAAATGTGTTATCTGTGACTCATATGTACGCCCATGCACTTTGGTGCGAATATGTGATGAATGCAATTATGGCTCTTATCAAGGTCGTTGTGTGATATGCGGAGGGCCTGGTGTATCTGATGCTTATTATTGTAAAGAATGCACAGTTCAGGAAAAAGAT AGAGATGGCTGCCCAAAGATTGTCAACTTAGGAAGCTCAAAGACTGATCTTTtctatgaaaggaaaaaatatggCTTCAAGAAGAGATGA